One genomic segment of Gottschalkia acidurici 9a includes these proteins:
- a CDS encoding LytR/AlgR family response regulator transcription factor: MIKIAICEDEEIHRTILKKYLDTIFKYTNKQYEIIEFKSGEELLKSYEKDIDIILLDILMDKLTGMDVARKIREFDNEVEIIFITSLVDYIQDGYEVRAYRYLLKPINKKELKKHMLSCISEIIKNRENYIFVQEKGEMHKILVDDITYIEILRKDMTINTVKTKYKLKMTLKSMEKNLSKYNFFRCHKSYLVNMKHIQNLKQDSVIVNNEEVPVSRHRMRDFKTKLAYVLGEMIC, from the coding sequence ATGATAAAAATAGCTATATGTGAGGATGAAGAGATTCATAGAACTATTTTAAAAAAATATCTAGACACCATATTTAAATACACAAATAAACAGTATGAGATTATAGAATTTAAATCAGGGGAAGAGTTACTTAAAAGTTATGAAAAGGATATAGATATTATTTTATTAGATATTCTGATGGACAAACTTACAGGCATGGATGTTGCAAGAAAAATTAGAGAGTTTGATAATGAGGTAGAAATAATATTTATAACCTCACTGGTAGATTACATACAAGATGGCTATGAGGTTAGGGCTTACAGGTATTTATTAAAACCAATTAATAAGAAAGAACTAAAAAAGCATATGCTGTCATGTATAAGTGAAATTATAAAAAATCGTGAAAACTATATATTTGTTCAGGAAAAAGGTGAGATGCATAAAATTTTAGTAGATGATATTACATACATAGAAATATTAAGAAAGGATATGACTATTAATACGGTAAAGACAAAATATAAATTGAAAATGACTTTGAAAAGTATGGAAAAAAATTTATCTAAGTATAATTTTTTTAGATGTCATAAAAGTTACTTGGTTAATATGAAACATATACAGAATTTAAAACAAGATTCAGTCATAGTTAACAATGAGGAAGTACCAGTTAGTAGACATAGAATGAGAGATTTCAAAACCAAATTAGCTTATGTATTAGGTGAGATGATATGTTAA